The following coding sequences are from one Selenomonas sputigena ATCC 35185 window:
- a CDS encoding glycosyltransferase family 2 protein, giving the protein MKISACYITKNESANIAASIESIAASVDEIIVYDTGSEDDTCRIAEALPKVKLFRGAWCDDFAVARNAALSHATGDWVVFLDADERFSEATRGNLCTVLEKAEGFDALAVKIVNLDVDGEKEERIDHTYVVRAFRRLPEIRYVGRIHEHIEREDGALRLGFISEESLVLLHTGYTASRAKGKAERNLRLLLQELEQTQSPEDLYRYLAEAYEGVGDEERALHYARLDIADGPRPVLFASRCYRMLLYTLPEGEERTRVLEKARRDFPRIPEFHAEYAEHLARQMKFPEAIATMEEALRAYAEHEEDGEAMEFDDAMLAVAKERAALWQKITEREKTLRISACAIVRDEAHDMPRWLQNTAVYSDERIVVDTGSKDDTKALAEAAGARVYDYMWRDDFAAAKNEALSHAAGDWVAFLDADEYFAEPQAVRPYLAALSVEQPEIEAVMLAIANLDEDDHFKEIQRFPTVRIFRRRADIAFAGRIHEAVGKKEGQLEIKLEKKHLLVCHLGYSAGRVRKKIERNFALLQADIEKNGEQPGHYRYLADCYVAFGDWKKALYYALSALDSSVTAIGSDSDMYRTALQAMRECRMTAEDMLALADRALEAFPELPDFYAEKGMILSSMGRLKDAADSFEQAFSRAAQEAESTWQASRFAADAPVAWRRLGEIYLALGETTKAKAALAASLRLHPFSEEALAAWQRLVGVPCGETLREFFPHTAEALRFLVRWAASAGEAKLAADAAADLAAIFGERLPESDCLAAWQAGDWQKMAGVATRLVADTMQDLFLTLLQLSEQKGKAHLPVQEMQPLLPALQEIVRCYAKEEPLTEELWESYWTFFPALAQRLPDEALLRYVRILSALSPEKKREAAAVLLAAEKWRASLELLAAVPADAAAADAAFWHDAGIAFYRLGDFACAHDSFSRARQMGSQEKDIDAYEAWMKEAEA; this is encoded by the coding sequence ATGAAAATCTCAGCTTGCTATATCACGAAGAACGAGAGCGCAAATATCGCCGCATCCATCGAGAGCATAGCGGCGAGCGTCGATGAGATCATCGTCTATGATACCGGCTCTGAGGACGATACGTGCCGTATTGCAGAGGCTTTGCCCAAGGTGAAGCTCTTTCGCGGCGCGTGGTGCGATGACTTTGCGGTGGCGCGGAACGCGGCGCTTTCTCATGCGACAGGCGACTGGGTCGTATTCCTCGATGCGGATGAGCGCTTTTCCGAGGCGACGCGCGGAAATTTGTGTACTGTCCTTGAAAAAGCGGAAGGCTTTGATGCGCTCGCCGTGAAGATCGTGAATCTCGACGTCGACGGCGAGAAGGAAGAGCGCATTGATCATACCTATGTCGTGCGCGCCTTCCGCCGCTTGCCTGAGATCCGCTATGTGGGTCGCATCCATGAGCATATTGAGCGCGAGGACGGTGCATTGCGCCTCGGGTTCATTTCCGAAGAGTCCCTTGTGCTGCTTCATACGGGCTATACTGCGAGTCGTGCGAAGGGCAAGGCGGAGCGCAACTTGAGACTCCTTCTGCAGGAATTGGAGCAGACGCAGAGCCCGGAGGATCTCTACCGCTACCTCGCCGAGGCGTATGAAGGCGTGGGCGATGAGGAGCGAGCGCTTCACTACGCGCGGCTCGACATCGCAGATGGCCCTCGTCCCGTGCTTTTTGCGAGCCGCTGCTATCGCATGCTGCTCTATACGCTTCCTGAGGGCGAGGAGCGCACGCGTGTACTGGAAAAGGCACGACGCGATTTTCCGCGCATTCCGGAGTTTCATGCCGAGTATGCCGAGCATTTGGCACGGCAGATGAAGTTCCCTGAGGCGATTGCGACGATGGAAGAGGCTCTTCGTGCTTATGCTGAGCACGAAGAGGACGGCGAGGCGATGGAGTTCGACGATGCGATGCTCGCCGTGGCGAAGGAGCGCGCAGCTCTTTGGCAAAAAATCACAGAGAGGGAGAAGACGCTGAGAATTTCGGCGTGTGCGATCGTGCGCGACGAGGCGCATGACATGCCGCGCTGGCTCCAAAACACGGCGGTCTACAGCGATGAGCGCATCGTTGTAGATACGGGATCGAAGGACGATACGAAGGCGCTGGCCGAGGCGGCGGGCGCACGCGTCTACGACTATATGTGGCGCGACGACTTTGCGGCGGCGAAGAACGAAGCGCTTTCCCATGCGGCGGGGGACTGGGTCGCCTTCCTTGATGCTGACGAATATTTTGCAGAGCCGCAGGCCGTGCGACCGTATCTCGCCGCACTGTCCGTCGAGCAGCCTGAAATCGAGGCGGTCATGCTGGCGATTGCCAATCTCGACGAGGACGATCATTTTAAGGAGATCCAGCGCTTCCCGACCGTTCGCATTTTCCGTCGCCGTGCGGATATCGCCTTCGCCGGGCGCATCCACGAGGCGGTCGGAAAGAAGGAAGGTCAGCTCGAAATCAAGCTGGAAAAGAAGCATCTGCTCGTATGCCATCTCGGCTATTCTGCGGGGCGCGTCAGGAAGAAGATTGAGCGGAACTTTGCACTCCTGCAGGCGGACATCGAGAAGAACGGCGAGCAGCCCGGGCATTATCGCTATCTGGCGGACTGCTATGTTGCTTTTGGCGATTGGAAAAAGGCGCTTTACTACGCCCTTTCGGCGCTCGATTCCTCGGTCACTGCCATCGGCAGCGACAGCGATATGTACAGGACAGCGCTGCAGGCGATGCGGGAATGCCGTATGACGGCAGAAGATATGCTTGCATTAGCGGACAGGGCGTTGGAAGCCTTTCCTGAGCTGCCCGATTTCTATGCAGAGAAAGGCATGATCCTCTCGTCGATGGGAAGGCTCAAGGATGCGGCGGATTCTTTTGAGCAGGCTTTTTCCCGTGCTGCGCAGGAAGCCGAATCGACATGGCAGGCGTCGCGCTTTGCCGCAGACGCGCCGGTCGCTTGGCGTCGTCTGGGAGAGATTTATCTTGCGCTTGGCGAGACGACGAAGGCGAAGGCGGCGCTCGCCGCATCTTTGCGTCTCCATCCGTTCAGTGAGGAAGCACTCGCCGCCTGGCAGAGACTCGTGGGCGTGCCGTGCGGTGAAACCTTGCGCGAGTTCTTCCCGCATACGGCGGAGGCTCTGCGCTTTCTCGTACGCTGGGCAGCGTCCGCTGGAGAAGCGAAGCTCGCTGCTGATGCGGCAGCGGATTTGGCGGCAATCTTTGGCGAACGTCTGCCTGAGTCGGATTGCCTCGCTGCTTGGCAGGCAGGGGACTGGCAGAAGATGGCGGGGGTGGCGACGAGATTGGTCGCAGACACGATGCAGGATTTGTTTCTCACACTGCTGCAGCTGTCGGAACAGAAAGGGAAGGCGCATCTTCCCGTGCAGGAGATGCAGCCGCTCCTGCCTGCGCTGCAGGAGATCGTGCGCTGCTATGCGAAGGAGGAGCCGCTTACAGAAGAGCTTTGGGAGTCGTATTGGACATTTTTTCCGGCGCTTGCACAGCGCCTGCCGGACGAAGCGCTGCTTCGCTATGTGCGCATCCTCTCGGCACTCTCGCCGGAGAAGAAGCGTGAGGCGGCGGCAGTCCTCTTGGCGGCGGAGAAATGGCGGGCATCGCTCGAACTCTTGGCTGCCGTGCCGGCAGATGCCGCCGCAGCTGATGCCGCTTTTTGGCACGATGCAGGTATCGCTTTCTACCGTCTCGGTGATTTCGCGTGTGCGCATGACAGTTTTTCACGGGCGCGGCAGATGGGATCGCAGGAAAAGGATATCGACGCTTATGAAGCATGGATGAAGGAGGCCGAGGCATGA
- a CDS encoding O-linked N-acetylglucosamine transferase, SPINDLY family protein: protein MASEKEKDRLRERIGACLAVRDFDAAMDAVRELAKDEATQSEALGAAASIHIEAGDYEGAAPLVEALLQKEPQSVYGAFLRARLLFAEGKLLSAHHALVSLLQREEGIASLYVEKVCNLLGQTARAMGLAEEAAAAYEKAAAAAETPELRAVAWSNVLFALHFLRVPQQEVYRAHCAYGELFRAVTPFLHRCRQKRRKIRIGYISPDLRHHVVLRFAEALFTHYNAERFEVYCYQNGPEDEESRRIMRLVDAWRNISPLSPQEAARRIYEDDIDVLVDLAGHTRGTGLPVLVHRPAPVQMSGIGYFATTGLPAVDYMIGDVWLDGAPAGIKEAPFFTEKLLVLSHTHLCYTPEAGAPLAGAAPCLRKGFVTFGSFNAFAKASDETLAAWAQILAAVPQSRLLLKSAAFSSEEGCTAALERLQAAGIEPARVELRPDTREYLHEYHDVDIALDTFPYPGGGTTFDALYMGVPVVTLKGDSHGTRFGCSILANLGLEDLAAADAASYVETAAALAEDTELLAALHRNLRPMMEKSPLMDGASYVAALEVGYEAALTAHDAAQTAISPEEAARLAVALKRFFAAGDLRQALAAADTLLAAGRAERDVWRLTAGLYIDAGEGENAARAAGLYISGKDDAFGLFLRARAAFLLGHWQAARLDAQRALSLGMLARGDEVLAHNLLARVSCSMGEVEESLREERAAFESAETLEDKASSWSNYLFALHYVERESQFMLDAARRYGELFKGVPRMKRAPKRRGKIRIGYISPDFTFHIVALFSFAFFTHFDKSRFEVFGYSLAGENAMAAELSSHASAWRYVGGGTPAEIAERIRADEIDILFDLAGHSANNALPVLALRPAPVQISGIGYFDTTGLSAVDYFLTDAYIDPMGENDGCFTEKLLRLPESHLCYRASRAGEKSRIAPLPAREKGYITFGSFNNFAKVTDRVLHLWAKILRAVPRSRLFLKTAVFDASDGREEALRRLEAAGIDLARIRTEGHTAEYLVAYGEVDIALDTFPYPGGGTTCDALYMGVPVVTLAGVRHGARFGASILANLGLADACCAHTADEYVEKACVLAADVAALAVLRRTLRTRMEASPLMDAARYMLHLEAAYEKIWAHKLGEDSKKQCRKLVPRLQAEADAAFAAREWHSFLAAAHRLVALDAASSRLLMSMGFASLQLEEPKKARGFLEMALEKAQEERPEILQLLAEVQKLAGDHAAALASAEEAQARTEKTRETRPFRHRLALAKAHAAYMLARADEASGAYREAADLADDLHARTEAYSSHLLALHNTAIGQEELFAAHRGYEKLLAGIEPLAERAWKDHEKIRIGYLSPDFRCHVMFSFIYGLFVRFDRTRFEVYAYSLAEEEDGFTEALKEHATAWRNVAGLSFAEIAERIRADEIDVLVDLAGHSAGGALPVLAYRPAPVQVSGLGYVNTTGLSAVDYFLTDDIVDPLGRHDALFTEEPVCLTSQFLYTAKSAAPEPSGAPCRKAGHVVFGVFNHWYKVTEEMLFCWREILERVPKSRLFVKCQELFAPKMREEVLRRMAKAQIDIERVDLEPATSDYMERYRTVDIALDTYPYPGGGTTCDALYMGIPVVTRYGRRRGTRFGLSLLKNVGLSELAAADARTYIEKAVALAHEADLLDELHRTLHARFIASPVMQTPHYMEELERFYCMAVERKKEEEGGR from the coding sequence ATGGCAAGCGAGAAGGAAAAAGATAGGCTGCGCGAGAGGATCGGCGCGTGTCTCGCCGTGCGCGATTTCGACGCAGCGATGGACGCTGTGCGCGAGCTGGCGAAGGACGAGGCGACCCAGTCGGAGGCGCTCGGCGCCGCTGCGAGCATCCACATCGAGGCGGGCGACTATGAGGGGGCGGCGCCCTTGGTCGAGGCGCTTCTGCAGAAGGAGCCGCAGTCTGTCTACGGCGCGTTCCTTCGGGCGCGTCTCCTCTTCGCTGAAGGAAAGCTGCTCTCGGCGCATCATGCGCTCGTATCGCTCTTGCAGCGCGAGGAAGGGATTGCCTCTCTCTACGTCGAGAAGGTCTGCAACCTTCTCGGGCAGACGGCGCGTGCTATGGGATTGGCAGAAGAAGCAGCAGCCGCCTACGAAAAGGCGGCTGCTGCAGCGGAAACTCCTGAGCTTCGCGCCGTGGCATGGAGCAATGTCCTCTTCGCGCTGCATTTTCTGCGCGTGCCGCAGCAAGAAGTGTACCGTGCGCACTGCGCTTATGGAGAGCTTTTCCGCGCCGTGACACCGTTTCTCCATCGCTGTCGGCAAAAGCGGCGCAAGATTCGCATCGGCTATATCTCGCCCGACCTGCGCCATCATGTTGTGCTGCGCTTTGCCGAGGCACTCTTCACGCATTACAATGCCGAGCGCTTCGAGGTCTATTGCTATCAAAACGGCCCGGAGGACGAGGAGAGCCGCCGCATCATGCGTCTCGTCGACGCTTGGCGCAATATCTCGCCGCTCTCGCCGCAGGAGGCGGCACGGCGCATCTACGAGGACGACATAGACGTCCTCGTGGATCTCGCCGGTCATACGCGCGGCACGGGGCTTCCCGTGCTCGTGCATCGCCCTGCGCCCGTGCAGATGTCAGGCATCGGCTACTTCGCGACGACGGGGCTTCCCGCGGTCGACTATATGATCGGCGATGTATGGCTCGACGGCGCGCCGGCGGGTATCAAGGAAGCGCCGTTCTTTACGGAGAAGCTGCTCGTTCTCTCACATACGCACCTCTGCTATACGCCCGAGGCGGGCGCACCGCTTGCGGGCGCTGCGCCATGCCTGCGGAAAGGTTTTGTGACCTTCGGCAGTTTCAATGCTTTCGCCAAGGCTTCGGACGAGACGCTCGCGGCATGGGCGCAGATCCTTGCCGCAGTCCCGCAATCGCGTCTGCTCTTGAAATCCGCCGCCTTTTCGAGCGAGGAGGGATGCACCGCCGCACTTGAGCGACTGCAAGCGGCAGGCATTGAGCCTGCACGCGTCGAGCTGCGTCCCGATACTCGTGAATACCTGCACGAGTATCATGATGTCGACATCGCGCTCGATACATTCCCCTATCCGGGCGGCGGTACGACGTTCGATGCGCTCTACATGGGCGTGCCCGTCGTCACGCTCAAGGGAGATTCGCACGGCACGCGTTTCGGCTGCAGCATCCTCGCCAATCTCGGTTTGGAGGATCTGGCGGCGGCGGATGCGGCAAGCTATGTAGAGACGGCGGCAGCGCTTGCCGAGGATACGGAGCTTCTTGCCGCCCTGCACAGGAATCTGCGCCCCATGATGGAAAAGTCACCTTTGATGGACGGCGCTTCTTATGTTGCAGCACTCGAAGTCGGCTATGAAGCGGCGCTCACAGCGCACGATGCGGCACAGACGGCGATCTCGCCCGAGGAAGCGGCGAGGCTCGCTGTCGCGCTCAAGCGATTCTTTGCGGCGGGAGACCTTCGCCAAGCGCTTGCCGCCGCCGACACGCTCCTCGCTGCAGGCAGGGCGGAGCGCGATGTATGGCGTCTGACGGCGGGACTCTACATCGACGCCGGAGAGGGAGAAAATGCCGCGCGTGCAGCAGGATTGTATATTTCGGGCAAGGATGACGCTTTCGGCCTGTTCCTTCGAGCGCGGGCGGCCTTTTTGCTTGGGCATTGGCAGGCGGCCCGTCTGGATGCGCAGCGCGCTCTTTCCCTCGGTATGCTCGCACGAGGCGACGAGGTGCTCGCACACAATCTTCTCGCGCGCGTTTCCTGCAGCATGGGAGAGGTCGAGGAGTCGCTGCGCGAGGAACGGGCGGCCTTCGAGTCTGCCGAGACGCTCGAAGACAAGGCCTCCTCTTGGAGCAACTACCTCTTCGCCCTGCACTACGTCGAGCGCGAGTCGCAGTTCATGCTCGATGCGGCACGACGCTATGGGGAGCTTTTCAAGGGCGTGCCGCGCATGAAGCGAGCGCCGAAGCGGCGCGGGAAGATCCGCATCGGCTATATCTCGCCCGACTTCACGTTCCACATCGTCGCGCTCTTCAGCTTCGCCTTTTTCACGCACTTTGACAAGAGTCGCTTCGAGGTCTTCGGCTACTCGCTTGCAGGCGAGAATGCGATGGCGGCGGAGCTTTCTTCTCATGCGTCGGCTTGGCGCTATGTGGGCGGCGGGACTCCTGCAGAGATTGCCGAGAGGATCCGCGCCGATGAGATCGACATCCTCTTCGACCTTGCGGGACACAGCGCGAACAACGCGCTTCCCGTGCTCGCGCTTCGTCCTGCACCCGTGCAGATTTCGGGCATCGGCTACTTCGATACGACGGGGCTTTCCGCGGTCGATTATTTCTTGACGGACGCGTATATCGACCCTATGGGGGAAAACGACGGCTGCTTTACGGAGAAGCTCCTGCGCTTGCCCGAGAGTCACCTCTGCTACCGTGCGAGCCGCGCGGGGGAAAAATCGCGCATCGCGCCCTTGCCCGCGCGGGAGAAGGGCTATATTACGTTCGGCAGCTTCAACAACTTCGCGAAGGTCACGGACCGGGTGTTGCATCTTTGGGCGAAGATCCTCCGTGCCGTGCCGCGCTCGCGCCTCTTCCTCAAGACGGCGGTCTTCGATGCGTCGGACGGCAGAGAGGAGGCGCTCCGCCGCTTGGAGGCGGCGGGCATCGACCTCGCCCGCATCAGAACCGAAGGCCATACGGCGGAGTACCTCGTGGCCTACGGCGAGGTCGACATCGCGCTCGACACATTCCCGTACCCGGGCGGGGGTACGACATGTGACGCGCTCTACATGGGCGTGCCTGTCGTCACATTGGCGGGGGTGCGCCATGGCGCACGCTTCGGCGCGAGCATCTTGGCGAACCTCGGCCTTGCCGACGCCTGCTGTGCACATACGGCGGACGAATATGTGGAGAAGGCATGCGTGCTCGCCGCCGATGTGGCTGCGCTCGCTGTTCTGCGCCGCACCTTGCGCACGCGCATGGAGGCATCTCCTCTCATGGACGCCGCACGCTACATGCTCCATCTCGAAGCGGCGTATGAGAAGATCTGGGCACACAAGCTCGGCGAGGACAGCAAGAAGCAGTGCAGGAAGCTCGTGCCCCGTCTGCAAGCCGAGGCGGACGCCGCCTTCGCCGCGCGCGAGTGGCACAGCTTCCTCGCCGCCGCTCATCGCCTCGTCGCGCTGGATGCCGCATCAAGCCGGCTTTTGATGAGCATGGGATTTGCTTCGCTGCAGTTGGAGGAGCCGAAAAAGGCGCGGGGCTTCCTGGAAATGGCGCTCGAAAAAGCGCAAGAAGAAAGACCCGAGATCCTGCAGCTTCTCGCCGAAGTGCAGAAGCTCGCGGGCGATCATGCAGCGGCGCTGGCGAGCGCGGAGGAAGCGCAGGCGCGGACGGAAAAGACGCGCGAGACACGTCCCTTCCGCCATCGTCTCGCGCTCGCAAAAGCTCATGCCGCCTACATGCTTGCCCGTGCCGACGAGGCGTCGGGAGCTTACCGCGAAGCCGCAGACCTCGCGGACGACCTTCACGCACGCACGGAAGCGTACAGCTCGCACTTGCTCGCCCTGCACAATACGGCGATCGGACAGGAGGAGCTTTTTGCCGCGCATCGAGGCTATGAGAAACTTCTTGCGGGCATCGAGCCGCTTGCCGAACGCGCTTGGAAGGATCATGAGAAGATTCGCATCGGCTATCTGTCGCCTGATTTTCGCTGTCATGTCATGTTTTCCTTTATTTATGGGCTTTTCGTGCGCTTCGACCGCACACGTTTCGAGGTCTATGCTTATTCGCTCGCGGAGGAGGAGGACGGCTTCACCGAAGCTCTGAAAGAGCACGCGACGGCATGGCGCAATGTCGCGGGGCTTTCCTTTGCGGAGATTGCCGAAAGGATTCGTGCAGATGAGATCGATGTCCTCGTCGACCTCGCGGGGCACAGCGCGGGCGGCGCTCTGCCCGTGCTCGCCTATCGACCCGCGCCCGTGCAGGTATCGGGACTCGGCTACGTCAACACGACGGGGCTTTCGGCGGTCGACTACTTCCTCACGGACGACATCGTCGACCCGCTGGGAAGGCACGACGCCCTCTTCACGGAAGAGCCTGTATGCTTGACGAGCCAGTTCCTCTACACGGCGAAGAGCGCGGCGCCCGAGCCATCGGGTGCGCCATGCCGGAAAGCGGGGCATGTCGTCTTCGGCGTTTTCAACCATTGGTACAAGGTCACGGAAGAAATGCTCTTCTGCTGGCGGGAGATCTTGGAGCGCGTGCCGAAGAGCCGCCTGTTCGTCAAGTGTCAGGAGCTTTTCGCGCCGAAGATGCGAGAAGAGGTACTGCGCCGCATGGCGAAGGCGCAGATCGACATCGAGCGCGTCGACTTGGAGCCTGCGACGAGCGACTACATGGAGCGATATAGGACAGTTGACATCGCGCTCGACACGTACCCGTATCCGGGCGGCGGCACGACGTGCGACGCGCTCTACATGGGCATTCCCGTCGTCACGCGCTATGGCAGGCGGCGCGGCACGCGCTTCGGGCTTTCGCTGCTGAAGAACGTGGGGCTTTCGGAGCTTGCTGCAGCCGATGCGAGGACGTACATTGAGAAGGCCGTGGCGCTCGCTCATGAGGCAGATCTTCTCGATGAACTGCATCGGACGCTCCATGCGCGCTTTATCGCCTCGCCCGTCATGCAGACGCCGCATTACATGGAGGAGTTGGAGCGCTTCTACTGTATGGCAGTGGAGCGAAAGAAGGAGGAAGAGGGCGGACGATGA
- a CDS encoding glycosyltransferase → MKLSACVITKNEEENIGTWLTSMKKIADEMIVVDTGSTDRTVEMAKEAGARVFHHAWQNDFAAAKNCALEKAKGDWILFLDADEYFSPQTIAKVRPLLLEVEKSTKPIVGVICRLVNIDKDQGNRFTGAIFQLRIFRNSPDLRYEGKIHEHVVDAHRAEHEMFVTPKLVIFHTGYSQHIVRKKLERNLDFLRQKEEAEGESVDDALHYMDCYYGLGDFAKAVEYAQKAIASKIVYMGREGAEYWGLVRALLAQKRPKEELVPVLQEAMEKYPDLAEFPMEFGLLAWEERDYLLAEKMFRRGMACREKVPTSLRADNSLQMFPFVCLSLGKIEAMKGRPAEAFDYFLRAVKEYPYDTRIFLALYDALAGQKPADVIALLDTLYDKERDAPFITAALAMRELTHVALYYARFLPPEKRDEVLLYRAAGRTDAAAVELSARLKSFSSLLAEAKGETGVLPEEDAVSLLLAEPYKRHWRRKALPLVSIMIPTYNRPKFFELALQSALRQKYENLEIIVCDNGTDDRTEALIEKYLGDPRLCYHRNRTAKTKEENFAPFEHLAKGEYLQWLMDDDILLDGKIEKMMQAFRENPAARLVTSRRAQIDGEGRVQPNPCTEGVPESEADYSVFEGEAVGRETLLGCRNFLGEPSAVLFRRADLKHHYWRAESRGYKTISDVAMWLKLLEGGDCIFFQKPLSCYRRHEEQEGQQAEVILLSRLEWLRLIKEYFERRIYVATEEEYAQPLELLYGEYLEERDRFDRAAAGEMWREYEEAMRSTRRTLEKMKKKERAHGKREGKR, encoded by the coding sequence ATGAAGCTTTCCGCGTGTGTGATCACGAAGAATGAAGAGGAAAATATTGGCACATGGCTCACCTCGATGAAGAAGATCGCTGACGAGATGATCGTCGTCGATACCGGCTCGACCGATCGCACGGTCGAGATGGCAAAGGAGGCGGGCGCACGCGTCTTTCATCATGCGTGGCAGAACGATTTTGCCGCCGCGAAGAACTGCGCGTTGGAAAAGGCGAAGGGCGATTGGATTCTCTTCCTTGACGCGGACGAATATTTCAGTCCGCAGACGATTGCCAAGGTGCGTCCGCTGCTCTTGGAGGTGGAGAAGAGCACGAAGCCCATCGTCGGCGTGATCTGCCGCCTCGTCAATATCGACAAGGATCAGGGAAACCGCTTCACGGGCGCGATCTTCCAATTGCGCATCTTCCGCAATAGTCCCGATCTTCGCTACGAGGGCAAGATCCATGAGCATGTCGTAGATGCTCATCGGGCAGAGCACGAGATGTTCGTGACGCCAAAGCTCGTCATCTTCCACACGGGATATTCACAGCACATCGTGCGCAAGAAGCTGGAGCGCAATCTCGACTTCCTGCGCCAGAAGGAAGAGGCAGAGGGAGAATCGGTGGATGACGCCCTGCATTATATGGATTGTTATTACGGCTTGGGCGATTTCGCGAAGGCGGTCGAGTATGCGCAGAAGGCGATTGCGAGCAAGATCGTCTACATGGGGCGCGAAGGCGCGGAATATTGGGGACTCGTGCGCGCTCTTCTCGCTCAGAAGCGCCCGAAAGAAGAACTTGTGCCCGTCTTGCAGGAGGCGATGGAGAAGTACCCCGATCTCGCGGAATTCCCCATGGAATTTGGGCTTCTGGCATGGGAGGAGCGTGACTACCTGCTGGCGGAGAAGATGTTCCGACGCGGCATGGCGTGCAGGGAGAAGGTGCCTACTTCGCTGCGTGCGGATAATTCCCTACAGATGTTTCCTTTCGTCTGCCTTTCGCTCGGCAAGATTGAGGCGATGAAGGGAAGACCGGCGGAAGCATTCGACTATTTCCTTCGTGCGGTCAAGGAATATCCTTACGACACGAGGATCTTCCTTGCGCTCTATGACGCGCTTGCGGGACAGAAGCCGGCAGATGTCATCGCGCTTCTCGACACGCTCTACGACAAGGAGCGCGATGCGCCGTTCATCACGGCGGCGCTTGCCATGCGCGAACTGACTCACGTCGCACTCTACTACGCACGCTTCTTGCCGCCCGAGAAGCGCGATGAGGTGCTGCTTTATCGCGCGGCGGGCCGCACGGACGCGGCGGCGGTCGAGCTTTCGGCGCGGCTCAAGAGCTTTTCTTCCCTGCTCGCCGAGGCGAAGGGCGAGACGGGCGTCCTGCCCGAGGAGGATGCTGTTTCTCTCCTGCTTGCCGAGCCGTACAAAAGGCATTGGCGCAGGAAGGCGCTGCCTCTCGTCAGCATCATGATCCCGACGTACAACCGCCCGAAGTTCTTCGAGCTTGCGCTCCAAAGCGCCCTGCGGCAGAAGTACGAAAACCTTGAGATCATCGTTTGCGACAACGGCACGGACGACCGAACGGAAGCTCTGATTGAAAAGTATTTGGGCGATCCGAGGCTGTGCTATCACCGAAATAGGACGGCGAAGACGAAGGAGGAGAATTTCGCGCCGTTCGAGCATCTCGCAAAGGGCGAGTACCTGCAGTGGCTGATGGACGACGACATCCTGCTCGACGGCAAGATCGAGAAGATGATGCAGGCGTTTCGCGAGAATCCTGCGGCGAGACTAGTGACGTCAAGGCGCGCTCAGATTGATGGGGAGGGCAGGGTGCAGCCGAATCCTTGTACGGAAGGAGTGCCCGAAAGTGAAGCGGATTATTCCGTATTCGAGGGTGAGGCCGTCGGCAGGGAGACGCTGCTCGGCTGCAGAAACTTCCTCGGAGAGCCGTCCGCCGTGCTCTTTCGGCGAGCCGATCTCAAGCACCACTATTGGCGCGCCGAGAGCCGTGGCTACAAGACGATTTCCGACGTGGCGATGTGGCTGAAGCTTCTGGAAGGGGGCGATTGCATCTTCTTTCAGAAGCCCTTGAGCTGCTACCGCCGCCATGAGGAGCAGGAAGGGCAGCAGGCGGAGGTCATTCTCTTGAGCCGCTTGGAATGGCTGCGGCTCATCAAGGAGTATTTCGAGCGCCGCATATACGTCGCGACGGAAGAAGAGTATGCACAGCCGTTGGAACTTCTCTACGGCGAGTATCTGGAGGAGCGCGATCGTTTTGATCGTGCGGCGGCAGGAGAAATGTGGCGCGAGTACGAAGAGGCGATGCGCTCCACCCGGCGCACGCTGGAAAAGATGAAGAAAAAGGAGCGGGCGCATGGCAAGCGAGAAGGAAAAAGATAG